A stretch of DNA from Bacillota bacterium:
TCCAGTAAATTTTTGCTTTCCATAACAGATACGTCTGCAGCTTGGATCTACTTAAATAAAGGCGCTGTTCTTCCCATTATTGCGGTTCCTTCAGTTTTAGGAATTATGTTAGGATCGCTGGTGGGTGTAAAACTTTTAGCCATTGCTAAACCTAAGGCTGTAAGATACCTCGTGATTGCCATACTGCTATTTGCCGGAATCAGGTCCCTTTTAGAAGGACTCGGATGGGGGTAGGAAAATGAGTGCAAATAAAAATAACAGACAACCGGCACAAACTGTAGATGTACCGGATTACCAGGTTAAGTATGCGAATTTGCTGCTATATGGTTCATGGTTAGGAATAGCCGTTCTTGCAATAACCTTTGCTATGTATGTTTTCGGAGTAGTGCCTGCTTATATCAACCCGGCTGATATGCCGCAATACTGGAGTATGCAATCTACTGAATACCTTGATGCAGTTGGATTGCACGGTGGCTGGGAATGGCTCACGCTGTTAGGTAGCGGTGATTTCATTAACTTCCTTGGAATTGCATTTTTAGCCGGGCTTACCGTTATTGGGTATATAATCTTGCTGTTACCCGCCTTTATTAAAAAGAAGGATAACGCTTTTACTGCCATTGTCATCACGGAAATTTTAGTTCTAGTTCTGGCAGCATCCGGTATATTAGGCTCCGGTGGACACTAACTTGCGAATTTGGGTACGGTTTTATTTTAGTTTTTAAAAGTAACGCCTGCTAAACAAGAAAAGCAGGCGTTACTTTTTTCCAAAAATACCTATGGTGTTTTTGTTATACATGTTATAATATCTGAGTGTAAATGCTTAAGATGACGAAATTATTTTGGGAGGTAAGAACATTGTCTCAGGCTGTTATGGACAAGGCTGCTGAATTAGGAAACCTGATCACTGAAACTAAAGAATATGCCGACGTGAAGGAAAAACAATCGGCAATGTTTAAAGACGGCAACGCCGTAGAATTGCTACAAGCATATGATGAACTGAAAAAAACTCAAAAGGAAAAGCAGGAAAAAGGGGAACAACTTACGGACGAGGACACCAAAGCAATGGAAAATGCCGAAGCACAATTATCAGGGAACGCTACTATCAATGGTTTTTTCGAAGCCCAAAACAAGTTTCAACAGTTACTAAACAGCGCCATTGAAACAGTAATCAAGCCCTGCAGGGAAAACTAAATAACCCAAAAAGCTCGGTTAAAAATGCCGAGCTTTTTTATTTCACTTTAGAAAAGCATACCTTGCCTAATATGACAACTTCATATTTATACTGTAAATACAAATTTATTTAAAACTGCCCTCAGCTTCTCAGCCATACCTGCAAGTTCTTCAGCCGTTTGAGCCGCTTCGGTGGTTCCAGCAGCAATTTCCTCACTACTGGATGCTAACTGACCCGTTCCTTCACTGGCCAACTTCAGTTCCTTTACTGTTTCTTTTATCCTCTTATTTATTGCGGATACCTTTTCTAACACGTCTTTAAGTTGACTACCGGTTTCCCTGACCAGGGTAACCCCATCGGTGGTTTCTACCTGGCTCTCCCTCACCCGCTGCACAGCACTCTCAGTTTCGACATGTATGGTTTTTAGTAACTTAGCTATTTCTTCAGCAGAAGTACTCGATTGGTCGGCTAATTTTCTAACTTCCTCCGCAACTACCGCAAATCCTTTTCCATGTTCTCCTGCCCGTGCCGCTTCAATGGCAGCATTTAAGGCCAACAAATTAGTCTGTTCTGAAATATGAGTTATTACCGTAATTATTTCTGCTATATGCTTTGAATTCTGGTTTAAGCTCTCAATGGTTCCCGCGATCTCATTAACAGTATCGTGTACCACACTTATTTTGTTTATTGTCTGTTCAGACATTGTCATTCCCTCTGCTGCAGCTAAACGGACTTCTTCACCAAAGTCAGCAAAATGAAGTGCGTTAGACGATGCATCTTCTGTTACAGATGCTATATTCAAAGTATTACCGGCCATTTCCTCCACCAGAGCATTAATTTCCTGCCCGGATGCCGCCAGATTCTCGCTCTGCTTAGCTAATCTTTCTGAAACATAATTGATGTCCCTCAATAAATTAACCATTGTATCCTGAGTTTTATTAACTACTCCTGCTAAGCGTCCAATTTCGTTTTCATCTTTTATAGTTATTCGTTCCCCTGTAAAATTGCCGTCTGCCAAAACTTCCAACCTGTCACACATCTGTCGCAGGGGAAAAGCTATGTACATTTTAATGCCAATAACAACAGCCAGAATAACTACTAAAAGCTGCAAATAGAAAATCGTTATCACTGCTACCGTTACCTCAAAACCGGGAACCACTTTATCCGTTATGTAAAGCATAACGCTAGCAGCAATAACCAACACCGGAATCAGTCTCGACCCCATTTTCCAGCCCACACTCATTTTCAATTGCCCGTCACCCCTTAAATGAAATATCTCTTATATATTATGAGTGAATATTCATTTTTCCTGCCTTTCTTGTGAAAAATTTAGATTACTTGACAAATTGAGTAATCACAAGAAAAAACGCCCTCTTAAAAGAGCGTTTCATAAACTTATAAACTATTATATCTTTGTCTTGCTGGGTAATAGCACCGGTTGGGCAATTCACGGAGCAAGTAGCACACCCGACACACTTGATCACCGGACGATAAAAATCTGTTTTAAGGTACTCTGAATCAACATAGCCCAGCTCAAGGCATCTACTCCAACGCTGTTTCGGCAGCTCTATCCACGCACTCACCACAAGCAATACAGAGATCACATCGTAAGCACCGGCTTGCCTCGGCTACTGCAGCATCCTCACTAACCGCCTGCATTATTTCTGCAATGATTTTGCTCATTAATAAAGGACTATGTTAACTTCCAGCATAACCTGCTGCCCCCACTTTTTTGCCAAAACAGATGTCAACTTCTCTCTCAAAGTTCTTTAAAATTTCCCTACAGGATATAATTAATTAGCGTTATCAATAGGATAACTGAAATACATAATATCCAATGTCATCATGTCGACAGTGAAATGTCTTTTTTTCGACATTTTATTTAATTACACAAATTTGCTTATACAGCAAAATAAGAACTCCCACTTCTAGAAGTGGGAGTTCTTATAAATTAGATAAAGTGGAGCGGAAGACGGGATTCGAACCCGCGACCCTCGGCTTGGCAAGCCGATGCTCTACCACTGAGCTACTTCCGCATAAAAAAAATATCTATTTTATTGTCTGCTTCTGGTGCCACGGGACGGAATCGAACCGCCGACACGAGGATTTTCAGTCCTCTGCTCTACCGACTGAGCTACCGTGGCAAAACTGGCGGAGCTGACGAGACTTGAACTCGCGATCTCCGGCTTGACAGGCCGGCATGTTAACCACTACACCACAGCTCCATATTATACTTGGAAAAATAAGGACCTACAACTTTGGGCAAGTTGTAAGCCCGTGCTCTCTTTGGAGGCGACTGCCGGATTTGAACCGGCGGATGGAGGATTTGCAGTCCTCTGCCTTACCACTTGGCTAAGTCGCCGCAGACAAATGGAGCGGAAGACGGGATTCGAACCCGCGACCCTCGGCTTGGCAAGCCGATGCTCTACCACTGAGCTACTTCCGCATAAAAAACTATTATTTTGTTGTCTGCTTCTGGTGCCACGGGACGGAATCGAACCGCCGACACGAGGATTTTCAGTCCTCTGCTCTACCGACTGAGCTACCGTGGCAAAACTGGCGGAGCTGACGAGACTTGAACTCGCGATCTCCGGCTTGACAGGCCGGCATGTTAACCACTACACCACAGCTCCACATTTTACACTATCGCCAGCGGGTTTGCCGTACCGCCGACAACATTAAGTATACAAAATCACAGATTAAATGTCAATTGGTATTTTGCAACATTCGTCTTTTTTTTAACCAAACAAAAGGATTGAATCCCTGACTAGTTTTGCGGCCAGCAAAGCAGTTATCTGTGATTGATCCAATACAGGGCACACTTCCACAATGTCCATTCCAATCACATTTAACCCCTGCAGGAGGTGAAGGGCATTTAGAATCTCCATCGAAGTACACCCACCGGGCTCCGGAGTGCCTGTGCCCGGAGCATAGGCCGGGTCCACCACATCAATATCCAGAGAAATATAGACCGGCAACCCTTTTATCTCATGTATTATATCATATAAAGGCTCGGATATCTTACCCGGGTACATGTGGGTATGCCGGCTACCCCACTGAAATTCCTCACTGGTACCCGATCTAATACCGAATTGAAACACGTTATCTCCACCCACCACTTCGGAAATTCGACGCATTACTGTAGCATGAGAAAATTTTTCTCCTAAATAGTCATCACGCAGGTCTGCGTGGGCGTCGAAATGAAGCACTACCAGTCCAGGATATGATTCCGCGGCCTTTTTAACAGCCGGCAAACTAACCAAATGTTCACCGCCTAGCAGGAGTGGTTTCTTTCCGCCTTTGATGATAGTTTCCAGTGCCTTTTCTATACATATCAGGCTTTTTTTTGCACTTCCGAGGGGTAGCGAGATATCCCCAGCATCAAAGTAATTCCGGTCAGCCAGGTCTCTTTGTAGGTCGAAACTAAATTCCTCTAACCCTTCGGATACATTTCTAATTTCAGCCGGACCAAAACGGCTCCCGGGGCGAAAACTAGCTGTAAAATCCATAGGTGCCCCTACGATAACCACCGAGCATTTGTCATATGAACAATTATCATAGGTATCCCTTGCCCCCATAAAAGTGCCTAATCTATCGGTTAAACCAGTGAACAAATTATTTCCCCCCTATAATTTTGAGATGCAAAACTGGAATACAAAGCCACAAGGAAAACGAAACATAATGTAGAAGGATGTTATAGACTAAATAATGCAGCAAAAAAATAACCCCAAGTTACTGGACAAAACTTCATAGTTATAGTATAAATGTTAACATCCCCAAATCATATCTATAAGGAGGGGAATTTTATGAGCAAGAATAGAATTCCAATAACACTTGAAGTTCTCGAGCATTTGCGCACCCACATAATAAACCAGGAAACTGACTTTTGCAATTTTGACATTGAAGTTGCCAGAAGCTTTTCCGGCAAAACCAGTGTCCGTTTTATAGACACCGATAATGGCGTTATTATAGAACAATACTTCCTGGAAGACGACATTGACGAAATGACCGAAGATAACGTGGATCTGCAGATACTCCTCCGCCGCCGTGATTTACCCTTTTAAAAACTGATCAAAGCCCCTGCCGGCTAAAAGACAGGGGCTTTGTTTTATCTTCGCACAGCCTATAAGATCCCGCCCTCTTAGGTCGGGGATTAACAGGCTGTAAGCTCGAAATAAGTGCGACTAAGGTTCAGATGGGGTGAAAACCCCACCTGAACCAAGTCTTCTTTATTTATTGAGATATTCTTGAACAAAGGGCGGTAATATAAATGAACTATGATGAATATCTGCACTATACCATTTGGTCTCAAATTGCGGAATCTCCTCAGGCTTAACAGCTAAAGGATCATATTTTTTGGAACCCATGGAAAATGTCCACGCGCCGCCGGGATATGTGGGAACAACCCCATGAAACAAACGAGCTATGGGAAATATACCTGACAACGTCTTTTGTACGTTTTGAATTATTTCTCGGTTAAAGAAGGGAGACTCCGTCTGGGCTACAAAAAGGCCGTCTTCTTTTAAAGCGTCATGCACTTGACGGTAAAACTCTTCACTAAAGAGCCCCACAGCTGGTCCCACCGGATCAGTGGAATCTATAATTATCATATCATATGTATTCTTATGTTCCTGTACATGTTTGATGCCGTCTTCCACACGAATCTCCACCCTGGGGTCCTTAAACCCCGAGGATAAAGTAGGCAAATGTTGCTTTGCCGCCTCGATCACTTTTTCGTCTATTTCAACATGAACAGCCTTTTCCACTTCTTTATGTTTGACAATTTCCCTTATTGTTCCGCCGTCACCGCCGCCGACTACCAAAACCTTGCGCGGGTTATGGTGAGTCACTAATCCCACATGAGTAATCATTTCGTGATAAACAAATTCATCACGCTCCGTGGTTTGAATGACATTGTCCAGCGTAAGCATACGGCCGAATTCCGGGGTATCCAAAACAGCCACTTTCTGAAAGTCAGATACTTCATTATATAGAACTTTTTTTACTCTACAGCTGATCCGCAAGTTCTTGGTTTGATCTTCCGTGAACCAAACTTCCACTTGTTATCTCCTCCCTAATAGTAATCTCAGCACTTGGGGAACAGGAACAACAGCCTTCAGCCACCCCTGCCCCCTGTACATTTAAAAACTCCGGCGAAAAAACTGAATTAGGCTAATACCACAACGGTACTGCAGCCAGGGCACAGCCTATGCGCTCCACTTTATGGTCCACAGCTTTTATTTTCATATCCACTAAGTCCATATTGCGGGAAACAAATGCCTCTTTGATCATGTCGGCCACTTTCTTTTCCGCTTCATCCTGATTACAACGGCCGGAAAACTCCATAATGACTCCAAAGGAATCAGCGGAGAGACCAACTCCTACAGCAGCGGATATTATATCACCCGGTGTCTCGCTGACAATAAAGCCATAGGCAGTGGGAACCAAAGATCCTGGAGGAATAACAAGACCGGAGTCATATTCCGCACTGGGCGGGAGTATGCTGCTTACCCTGATCAAATTAATGTTTCCGATACCACCTTCTAAAAGGGCGTTATCGAAGGCCGTCAAGTGATTATGTCCCTCAGCCTTGGCAGCTGTAAGAAAAAACTTCTTTGGGGTAGGTA
This window harbors:
- a CDS encoding YlbF family regulator — its product is MLKMTKLFWEVRTLSQAVMDKAAELGNLITETKEYADVKEKQSAMFKDGNAVELLQAYDELKKTQKEKQEKGEQLTDEDTKAMENAEAQLSGNATINGFFEAQNKFQQLLNSAIETVIKPCREN
- the speE gene encoding polyamine aminopropyltransferase, which codes for MEVWFTEDQTKNLRISCRVKKVLYNEVSDFQKVAVLDTPEFGRMLTLDNVIQTTERDEFVYHEMITHVGLVTHHNPRKVLVVGGGDGGTIREIVKHKEVEKAVHVEIDEKVIEAAKQHLPTLSSGFKDPRVEIRVEDGIKHVQEHKNTYDMIIIDSTDPVGPAVGLFSEEFYRQVHDALKEDGLFVAQTESPFFNREIIQNVQKTLSGIFPIARLFHGVVPTYPGGAWTFSMGSKKYDPLAVKPEEIPQFETKWYSADIHHSSFILPPFVQEYLNK
- a CDS encoding arginine decarboxylase, pyruvoyl-dependent, with translation MLPTPKKFFLTAAKAEGHNHLTAFDNALLEGGIGNINLIRVSSILPPSAEYDSGLVIPPGSLVPTAYGFIVSETPGDIISAAVGVGLSADSFGVIMEFSGRCNQDEAEKKVADMIKEAFVSRNMDLVDMKIKAVDHKVERIGCALAAVPLWY
- the speB gene encoding agmatinase gives rise to the protein MGARDTYDNCSYDKCSVVIVGAPMDFTASFRPGSRFGPAEIRNVSEGLEEFSFDLQRDLADRNYFDAGDISLPLGSAKKSLICIEKALETIIKGGKKPLLLGGEHLVSLPAVKKAAESYPGLVVLHFDAHADLRDDYLGEKFSHATVMRRISEVVGGDNVFQFGIRSGTSEEFQWGSRHTHMYPGKISEPLYDIIHEIKGLPVYISLDIDVVDPAYAPGTGTPEPGGCTSMEILNALHLLQGLNVIGMDIVEVCPVLDQSQITALLAAKLVRDSILLFG
- a CDS encoding methyl-accepting chemotaxis protein, which produces MKMSVGWKMGSRLIPVLVIAASVMLYITDKVVPGFEVTVAVITIFYLQLLVVILAVVIGIKMYIAFPLRQMCDRLEVLADGNFTGERITIKDENEIGRLAGVVNKTQDTMVNLLRDINYVSERLAKQSENLAASGQEINALVEEMAGNTLNIASVTEDASSNALHFADFGEEVRLAAAEGMTMSEQTINKISVVHDTVNEIAGTIESLNQNSKHIAEIITVITHISEQTNLLALNAAIEAARAGEHGKGFAVVAEEVRKLADQSSTSAEEIAKLLKTIHVETESAVQRVRESQVETTDGVTLVRETGSQLKDVLEKVSAINKRIKETVKELKLASEGTGQLASSSEEIAAGTTEAAQTAEELAGMAEKLRAVLNKFVFTV
- a CDS encoding DUF1634 domain-containing protein; protein product: MSANKNNRQPAQTVDVPDYQVKYANLLLYGSWLGIAVLAITFAMYVFGVVPAYINPADMPQYWSMQSTEYLDAVGLHGGWEWLTLLGSGDFINFLGIAFLAGLTVIGYIILLLPAFIKKKDNAFTAIVITEILVLVLAASGILGSGGH